The Desmonostoc muscorum LEGE 12446 genome includes a region encoding these proteins:
- a CDS encoding TnsA endonuclease N-terminal domain-containing protein, with translation MLTEGEFSSWSASLSLSSQQYGMIQSIRSSPPSRRVRGRVGNVVGRYPSKKMGVIIQFESHRNELARIYEMEYDPEVLEYYDQPPKIKLQYCCLNGRQIGVLHTPDFFVIRRDQAGWSECKTADELEKLASKMPNRYQSDSNGNWRCPPGEEFAKNWGLYYQVCSDQEINWRKQRNLYFLEDYLSDKLEVPTQEIVETIKIISASPGIKLSELIAAGINADYIYKLIADQRIYVDLESSALCSEAERVSFKIPYKTTRDQKNYSRRNSTI, from the coding sequence ATGTTGACAGAAGGTGAGTTTAGCTCATGGTCTGCATCACTCTCATTGTCATCACAGCAGTATGGAATGATTCAAAGTATACGGAGTTCTCCACCTTCCAGACGAGTCAGGGGAAGGGTTGGGAATGTTGTCGGGCGATATCCCAGTAAAAAAATGGGAGTGATAATTCAGTTTGAGAGCCACCGGAACGAATTGGCACGAATATATGAAATGGAATATGACCCAGAGGTTTTAGAATATTACGACCAACCACCAAAAATCAAATTGCAATACTGCTGTTTAAATGGAAGACAAATAGGAGTATTACATACACCAGACTTTTTTGTAATTAGACGAGATCAGGCAGGTTGGTCAGAATGTAAAACAGCAGATGAACTGGAAAAATTAGCATCAAAAATGCCAAATCGTTACCAGTCAGATAGTAACGGCAATTGGCGATGTCCCCCAGGAGAAGAGTTTGCCAAAAATTGGGGATTATATTATCAAGTTTGCTCCGACCAAGAAATTAATTGGAGGAAACAGAGAAATCTCTATTTTTTAGAAGATTATTTATCGGATAAATTAGAAGTTCCCACACAAGAGATAGTTGAAACAATCAAAATAATCTCCGCTAGTCCAGGAATAAAATTATCAGAGTTAATTGCAGCAGGAATCAATGCAGATTACATATATAAATTGATAGCAGACCAAAGGATATATGTGGACTTAGAATCATCCGCGCTATGCTCAGAAGCAGAAAGAGTGAGTTTTAAAATTCCCTATAAAACCACCAGAGACCAGAAAAATTATTCCCGAAGAAATTCAACCATATGA
- a CDS encoding ATP-binding protein: MHSPAGLSQELLTASDADKINYFTNFTVVHRLLKQAYEELLDAVNNPGGASLIFLFGPTGVGKTTLLSQVMKIIFEQNQGLMMQDLAYLPIAGVEARSPDSGSFDWKDYYKSVLIALREPFADYKVRVSSSRVYASGSEQKTVKVKPNLGDLRADVEYIFRQRQLKIFLVDEAQRFAKIA; this comes from the coding sequence ATGCATTCTCCCGCAGGCTTATCCCAAGAGTTATTAACAGCATCTGATGCGGATAAAATAAATTATTTTACTAACTTTACAGTAGTACATCGGCTTTTAAAGCAAGCTTATGAAGAATTGTTAGATGCGGTGAACAATCCAGGGGGTGCATCATTAATTTTCTTGTTTGGTCCTACAGGTGTGGGAAAAACAACCCTCTTATCTCAAGTAATGAAAATCATCTTTGAACAAAACCAAGGTTTAATGATGCAAGATTTAGCATATCTTCCCATTGCGGGAGTAGAAGCGCGTTCTCCAGACAGCGGTTCTTTTGATTGGAAAGATTACTACAAAAGCGTTTTAATTGCTTTAAGAGAACCATTTGCTGATTATAAGGTTAGAGTATCTAGTAGTCGGGTTTATGCTAGTGGTAGCGAACAAAAAACAGTAAAAGTTAAGCCTAACCTCGGTGATTTACGAGCTGATGTAGAGTATATATTTAGACAGAGACAGTTAAAAATTTTTCTAGTTGATGAAGCGCAACGTTTTGCCAAAATAGCTTAA
- a CDS encoding TniQ family protein produces the protein MLDNQLNLKPPWYTQQIDVPQRSHLYPLKPLLLGTAFTESLTSYITRLAATHQIPTGILLAQELAPKINRYKGPNPDSLSQIFFHIFFNQTGAWNGTGTMALEPLLVLQKLTQQPILKYLTLIPWSKVVPTRNLLRKYKAWCPLCYSEWSNNGLPLYEPLIWSISTVKICSRHQYPLMNYCPNCGQNVYLLAWNTKNGFCCRCHYWLGTACSMLESKFYHTEEGEWHNFVAQQVGELIAQTPYLIEPPNRESVALAINKCIDVVTQGNAKAFAEQMHLSLTVPRDWRVGNALPQLNKLLRVCYRLSISLIDVYLGRLNLDSSIVLKDLPLSEQYSQTNRPFDLNKVRSFLELHQESFPPQSLKHLAFQIGYDSADLSRHLPDLCRRISARYKLHTKSCLKPRV, from the coding sequence ATGCTTGATAATCAATTGAACTTAAAACCCCCTTGGTATACTCAACAAATAGATGTACCACAACGTAGTCATTTATATCCTTTAAAACCACTATTATTAGGAACAGCGTTTACTGAAAGTTTGACCAGCTACATTACACGTTTAGCTGCAACTCACCAAATTCCCACAGGAATTTTACTGGCTCAGGAATTAGCCCCTAAAATTAATCGCTATAAAGGACCAAATCCAGATAGTTTATCACAGATATTTTTCCACATCTTTTTTAACCAAACAGGTGCATGGAATGGAACTGGAACTATGGCACTTGAGCCTTTATTAGTTTTACAAAAGCTAACTCAACAGCCTATCTTAAAATATTTAACATTAATACCTTGGTCAAAAGTTGTACCAACTAGAAATCTCTTGCGTAAATATAAGGCTTGGTGTCCGTTATGTTATTCGGAATGGAGCAACAATGGTCTTCCACTTTACGAGCCATTAATTTGGTCTATTTCAACAGTTAAAATTTGTTCTAGACATCAGTATCCTTTAATGAATTATTGTCCCAACTGTGGTCAAAATGTTTACTTGTTAGCTTGGAATACTAAAAATGGATTTTGCTGTAGATGTCATTATTGGTTGGGTACAGCTTGTTCAATGCTAGAATCAAAATTCTATCATACCGAAGAAGGAGAATGGCACAATTTTGTTGCCCAACAAGTTGGAGAACTAATTGCTCAAACACCATATTTAATTGAACCACCAAATCGAGAATCAGTCGCTCTAGCTATAAATAAGTGTATTGATGTTGTGACTCAGGGTAATGCTAAAGCTTTTGCCGAACAAATGCATTTAAGTCTTACTGTTCCTAGAGATTGGCGTGTTGGCAATGCATTGCCTCAACTTAATAAACTATTACGTGTATGCTACCGATTATCAATTTCTCTAATTGATGTTTATCTCGGCCGCCTTAATCTTGATAGCTCTATAGTTTTAAAGGATTTACCATTATCCGAACAATACTCTCAAACTAATCGCCCATTTGATCTAAATAAAGTGCGTTCCTTTTTAGAACTACATCAAGAATCTTTTCCACCCCAATCGCTCAAACACCTTGCATTCCAAATTGGTTATGACTCAGCTGATTTGTCCCGACACTTACCCGATTTGTGTCGTCGAATATCTGCACGTTATAAATTACACACCAAATCTTGTTTAAAACCCCGTGTATAA
- a CDS encoding DUF4231 domain-containing protein: MAKKDNYQEFLKEDFNKLFAGMQLGDVQRHFLRSRWLDQVLWMEGKANFARDRHYFWRLTTIIGGVILPALITLNINTTSAETKLQKNFLIGSTFFISQLVAISAAIEEFFHYGERWRHYRRTVESLKTQGWQFSQLTGPYRNYTSHEQAFNLFAGQVEDIIQRDVEVYATQVVQDKKEEQQNQQNYILMQNTKITNLEDNKEEE; encoded by the coding sequence ATGGCAAAAAAAGATAATTATCAAGAATTTTTAAAGGAAGATTTTAACAAATTATTTGCAGGGATGCAGTTAGGCGATGTCCAAAGACATTTTTTGCGATCGCGCTGGTTAGACCAAGTACTTTGGATGGAAGGTAAGGCAAATTTTGCACGCGATCGCCATTACTTTTGGCGGCTAACAACTATTATTGGTGGCGTCATTCTCCCGGCCTTAATCACTCTAAATATTAATACTACTTCTGCTGAAACTAAGCTTCAAAAAAATTTTCTTATCGGTTCAACTTTTTTTATTAGTCAATTAGTTGCTATTAGTGCTGCCATTGAAGAATTTTTTCACTATGGAGAACGCTGGCGACACTATCGCCGCACGGTGGAATCTTTGAAAACCCAAGGATGGCAATTTTCGCAATTGACAGGTCCTTATCGTAATTATACAAGTCACGAACAGGCATTTAATTTGTTTGCTGGTCAGGTAGAAGATATTATTCAGCGAGATGTGGAAGTATACGCCACTCAAGTTGTGCAAGATAAGAAAGAAGAACAACAGAATCAACAAAACTATATTCTGATGCAAAATACAAAAATAACTAATCTTGAAGACAATAAAGAAGAAGAATAG
- a CDS encoding HNH endonuclease produces MTVNDATKKFVRERAKFLCEYCHSSEEASAALFSIDHIMPQSLGGSDDHDNLGLACQRCNGYRYNFTTGIDPNTGEIIPLFNPRQQKWYDHFIWSADGLKIVGITSTERATCNRLDLNDERHNEGSILKARRLWIKGGWHPPDEDPRQV; encoded by the coding sequence ATGACAGTTAATGATGCTACGAAAAAATTCGTGAGAGAAAGAGCTAAATTTCTTTGCGAATACTGTCATTCTTCAGAAGAAGCAAGTGCCGCTTTATTTTCTATTGACCATATTATGCCTCAATCTCTTGGCGGTTCAGATGACCACGATAATTTAGGATTAGCTTGTCAGCGTTGTAATGGATATCGCTATAATTTTACAACTGGAATTGATCCGAATACAGGAGAAATAATACCTCTGTTTAATCCACGGCAACAAAAGTGGTATGACCACTTTATTTGGTCAGCAGATGGTCTAAAAATTGTTGGCATTACTTCCACAGAACGAGCTACTTGTAATCGTTTAGACCTCAATGATGAACGTCACAACGAAGGGTCTATTCTCAAAGCGCGTCGTCTGTGGATCAAAGGTGGTTGGCATCCACCTGATGAAGATCCACGACAAGTATAA